The following proteins come from a genomic window of Lolium rigidum isolate FL_2022 chromosome 5, APGP_CSIRO_Lrig_0.1, whole genome shotgun sequence:
- the LOC124657479 gene encoding SKP1-like protein 1 — MADAAAAAAAEKKMLTLQSSDKQLFQVEEAVGMRSQTIKHMIEDDCASNVIPLLNVTGSTLAKVIEYCTKHVAAEGPAGPDGDLDPASKDAVDGLKKFDADFVNVDQPVLFDLILAANYLDIKELLDLTCQTVADMIKGKSPEEIRKTFNIKNDFTKEEEEEIRKENQWAFE; from the exons atggcggacgcggcggcggcggcggcggcggagaagaagatgcTGACGCTGCAGAGCTCCGACAAGCAGCTGTTCCAGGTGGAGGAGGCGGTGGGCATGAGGTCGCAGACCATCAAGCACATGATCGAGGACGACTGCGCCAGCAACGTCATCCCGCTCCTCAACGTCACCGGCAGCACCCTCGCCAAGGTCATCGAGTACTGCACGAAGCACGTCGCGGCGGAGGGCCCCGCCGGCCCCGACGGCGACCTCGACCCGGCCTCAAAGGACGCCGTCGACGGGCTCAAGAAGTTCGACGCGGACTTCGTCAACGTCGACCAGCCCGTCCTCTTCGACCTCATCCTG GCTGCGAACTACCTCGACATCAAGGAGCTGCTGGACCTGACCTGCCAGACTGTCGCGGACATGATCAAGGGCAAGTCTCCAGAAGAGATCCGCAAGACCTTCAACATCAAGAACGACTTcaccaaggaggaggaggaggagatccggaAGGAGAACCAGTGGGCCTTCGAGTGA